The Arachis ipaensis cultivar K30076 chromosome B05, Araip1.1, whole genome shotgun sequence nucleotide sequence gaattggccaaggtatgattttggtttctcgtagttaatgtttaatgtcacgtgaaaacttaagCTAGAAGACCTTtagataggaatgaactgaatgaattatAGATGGATTGCATATAAGGTATATGATGTGTGGTTCGATATTTGTAAACAATTTGCTATTGGAATTGGTTGGTTTtgagaaaagatttaatattggaattggtttgattttaaaataaattgatactggaattgatttgaatgactgagaggtgtttggtttggtggttgggacccttgaagggtggcagaagtttgagttttagaggagatactgccgaaatttttataaaaattggagttttgatttgaagtgttattttaaaaagaaaaagattattatgtggcttgtatatttgagactatttgttaaccctctgtcgcaagatgtgaccgggcactttaactccccgggttcccccatgggcatgcatatatatatggatttcgaatattatattatatttaagcttggagtttgactccatggaatattatattattgagcttggagtttgactccatggatattatttttgagcttgaggttaactaccaggacatgtcgggtttgctatataaccgacagatgagattcATCAGCCATAAGACAGGCATACATCACGTGCATTTGTATCTTTTGTTTCGGTGTGCATTATTTTGGTTTGCTTAATTGCTTAACTCTGCTTATTTGCTACTTGTTCTATTTACTGTAATTGCACCTTTGTTTgtgttttccttgcttgaatTGTGTGTGTATGTTTCTCTGAGAGACCCTTATTGGCGGAGGTGTAAGGAGGGGGGTGTTCCACCGGTGATTCGGGAGATTGGAGGAGACAGAAAGTGAAGTGTTAAGTTAAAGTTAGATTTAGAATttgaataccttagataacttactTAATTTCTGGTTAAGTTGGGTCTTTAAGCTGaaatctgagtgtcgaagttctaggaatacctctggcttttccgggaccttttatattaactatatgggcatctttaccatgctgagaacatctggttctcattccatacacatttctattatttttcagatgcaggtagAGAGCACCTCGCTGAGCGTCTGCAGTTTCTTGTACAAGCGAAGTGTGATTATTTTGGGACGttgtattttgtatttatgctatgtatatagattctcctctctatatattttttgtttgtccttcctagaggttgacttagagaaacaagtatttattctgtagtttgagttatattttgggttgtataaatatatataattatatactcTGGCCGACCTTAGCTTCacaggtcgagtctggagcttgatatCTGTGTTTTGGAACTCTGATCTGTATATTATGTTTTTAGCCTTCTTTCAATATCTTACCTATCCGTTTTATGATTATCTGTGCTATTGTGACAcacttttctgtttttgtttttgtttagcttatttttcaaggctcctagatatgatttctttcaactatatttatataagtcttttcttttagaggtcgtaataccttgtcacctctactttacgacttaagcgtaaggtttcgtgtggtaggatgttacataATTAATGGAATCATGCTAATAGGGACGGTTATCAAACATGTGATTGAACTTTTTCTCTTTTCAATTTGTTTATCCAGAATTTAAGATAGATCTTATCTAGGAttaattatttcttctttaaAATAACATtcgatgataataataataatcctatAGGACAATTTATTAGTCAAAGAATTTTGTAAATCGAAATGTTGTTGGTCGAACTTGCAAGGATGTCAGCTCGAAAAAGAGGTGTCGATAGAAAGGAGTCTCGATTTGTCATAGTTTGTCAAAAGATGAGGTTGACAGATGTGTTAAGATTGATGGTGTATTGCACTTGACGGAAACAGTTATTTTTTGAACTTTTCAAAGATGACATCTGGCAGCACAATATTAGTCGAATTAAACTATAAATTAACGAGGCTCAGAAAGAAGCAAGGAGTTGAAATTCGTCTTCAAAAAATACCTTCGCACACTCACGTTCGAACAAATTTCTGAATCTGCCTTGAGTTCATTTTTATAGGATTTCTTTCGTATCTTTCAATTTATGTATTTAcatttctcttttaaattttctgtaatttctctTTCTACAATTTATTTCCTTTCTTCTTAAATTCTGCATTGTTATTTTTGTTTCAAAGTCTTTCGACTGTATTAAAAgtatttgttattttctttaaattaaagTCATTCactttattttttgtaatttcaaatccAAATAATTTAGTTCTAGATTACATTTTATTTGTTCGTATCTTTTGTGTCATTCAAAGTGGAGTTTTTAGTACAGATTAAATaattattctccacatacaagttaTTTTTCGATACAAGtctatacaagtcatttatatttacaCGCGCATGTTCTTCTTCTTGCTgttactgcacgttcttcttcttgctgcacgttcttctttttcgttatttttctctttcgtcATCATCGTCACcaacaccacctcctcctcctccttcttttttcattgaaattttttctcctccttcctttttctccttctcctccataatcagttatctcgttgttgaagataatgaataattcaagttcagattgtcaattgaactagaacaaaattgattattgttttgaatccaatcaagtggttgaggtgtggttcgattctagttaatttgtttgttagtagtttatgattctgtaggtgaataatgtttcattgttgatggtttgaattgaatgtaatataAAAattctgcattaaagaaaatatttttctgtatttgcagacacgaagatatttgagtgtattgtttaagaattttcggtgtatgtgtgctgataagttctgcataattcaaaacttttcttctccctcctcatcatcttctgttgcttcttcttcttctttttcatcatcatcatcatctttttttaattattcatctttttttctttgttttatcttctcaagtttcttcttgttttactcttttaacaagaataaaaataaaaaaatcaagaagaagaaacacaatggtacaaaattacttggaagatgatgaacttacatcattcaactaaaagaaagaaagaaataaggaaaagaagaaggaaaaaaaatgcagcattagaggaaacatttttctttatttgtagtaaatttgggtgtaacacaaagatatttaGGTGTAACATAAAGATATTTGAATATCACGAAGATATTTGAgagtattgtttaagaattttcagtgtatgtgtgctgataagttctgcataattcaaaactcttcttcttccttcttctcatcttctgcttcttcttcttctttttttcatcatcatcatcaccatcttctttttttcatcatcatcatcaccatcttcttcttatttttttcttatttatctttccctttttattttaccttctcacgTTTCTTCTTgctttactcttttaacaagaataaaaacaaaaaaaattaaacaaagaagaagaagaaatgcataatgttacaaaattacttggaagaaaataaacttacattcattcatctaaaagaaagaaataaataaataaaaaaaagaaaaatgcagcattagaggaaacatttttctatatttgcagcaaatttgggtgtaacaggaagatatttgggtgtaacacgaagatattcgagtgtattgtttaagaattttcgatgtatgtgtgctgatgtgctgcataattcaaaaatcttcttcctcttcctcctccccatcttctgctgctttttcatcttcatcttcttattttatattctcataattttttttggaaggaaaaaattaaacaaagaaaaaaaaatacataatattacaaaatcaataaaaagaggaagaggaaaaaaaattgcagcaataataataataataaaaaaatgatgaTAAAGATGAGACACgcgaaagaaaaaaggaaaaacacactgaagaaggagaaaaaaaaaagaagagaataagaaGAAATGCTGCTTTCGCGCAAGCATTATATTGACTAAtatgccaaaaagacttgtatataTATTCCATATTAAAAATTGATATCCGCAAAAAAAGTAAATTCGTTCTTAGATCATAAATATCAAACATTCAAACCAAGCAAAATTTTTTCTTACAGCGAATAAATTATTTGATTCAAATCTGCAAAAACTCTACATAACACATCTTGAGCCCACCAACAAAATCGAGATTGTTCTCTTTCCCCTCCAAATGCAAGAAGACTGGCGTCACTGCTTTACGCAGAGACATGGGAATGGCAACGACCATGTTATGGAACCTCCAAAAGCTTTGGCCATTCTCATTATTCCGAAACGACGACGTTTCAGACTCCAAGCGAATCGTAAGCAAGCTTCCAATCCCCCAACACACTAAACAGTTCGTCTACGCCTTCCACGACCCGCAAACCCAATCCTCCATTTACGTACTCTCCGCTCTCAGCCTCTCCGAGCGATCAGCCTCCGACGCACGCTCCCTCATCGCTGCCATCAAACCCGACGCCGTTTTGGTCCATGCCGATCCTTCCTTCCTCGACGAAGAAGAAGCTGTGTCCGTTAACACTCCGCTTCCCACTTCATCCTTTGGAGTAATCAAACGCTGTTTCGTCGATAGAATCGATCAGGAAAGTTACGAGAATCTCGCCGGGAGTTTCGTTCTGAGGGAGATTTTCGGGACCGGGTTTCATGGCCATGTGCTTGCTGCGAAGCTGGCTGCAGAGGAGGTAGGCTCCTCGTTTTTCGTTATTAGTTCTCCATTTGTGAATTATTGCTTGATTAATAATAGCAGCAATGGTAGTAACAATTCTGATAGGGTTAGGGTTGGTGGTGGAAGCATTCTTCAAGTTCAAGGTCTTGTAAATGGTGCTACTACTGGTTTTAGTTTGAGTCCAACTAGAAGTTATAGGAGATTGTGTCTTAATAACGATGTGCATTCCCAGTTAGTGAAGGCTTTGTCTCTGTGCTTGGAACCATTTTCTACTAGTTCTGGTTCTAGCTCTATGGAAAATGAGATTAAGCCCATGAGTAGTTATGAGATTCCTGCATTTGCCAGGTCTACATATCCTTTACTTGAGGATTTGCATGATATATTCAGTGATGTTCCATCGATTGGGAAGGCGCTGGCGCATGTTCAAAAGATGCTGGTGGATGTGAGCAGAGGTGAGGTTCTTGACAGAAGGACTGTTTCTGAGGTCTATGCATTCAGAATTGCGGTTGAGGTGCTTAGGATTGGTCTGAGCAAGAATGGTTTAAGGCCAATCAAGAGGAAAGGTGCTCCCAAAAAGGGTGAGGAGGTCAAGTTCTCGGAGCTTCCTCTTGAGGACAAGTCGCACGCACTGCTGGCGCAGGTGATTCGTTGGCAGAGTGATAAGTACAAGACCATTGTAGCAGTGGTAGATGCTGGAGCATTGGAAGGTCTTAGGAAACACTGGGATACTCCGGTTCCTCCTCAAGTTAAAGACATTGTTGGACAAATCACACATTGTGGAAGGGAAGGGGATTTTTTGATTCACGATGACAGGAAGTGGTTACTGGCAGATAGGCCCATGGTGGCTGTTAGTGCTGGAGCTTCGGCGATTTTGGGAGCTTCATTGCTGTCTAAAGCTGTCCCGGCATCTTCTGTGTTGAAGGCTGTTACTTACAAGGTCCCGGCTTCACTCAAACTCATTCTCAATCAAACGCAGAGAGCACTGGCTTTTGCCTTTGGTTCCTCCAAAGCTGCAGCAGGGGTCAAAGCTTCAAGTACCATTCGGGCTGCAGCATCTGCTACAAAGATTCGTGCCGTGACTCACAGCATTATAGAATATGCGGAGAGAACCAGCATCTCGGCTATGAGGACGGCGTTCTACGAAATAATGAGAAAGAGAAAAATGCAGCGAGTTGGATTCTTGCCTTTGGCAACATTTGCATGTAGCATGGGAACCTGCACTGGATTGATTATGTATGGTGATGGGATTGAGTGTGCTGTTGAATCTGTGCCTGCAGCACCTTCCATTGCCAGTTTGGGTCGTGGGATTCAGCATCTGCGTGAGGCATCTCAAGCAGTGATGCAAGCAGAAGGAACTAGAATCCAAAAGTCAATAGAGTCTCTAATAAACAGAATAACGAGATCGAAGGATGGGTAAAGCAAGAGTATAAAGTTGTATAGATATTCATAATGTGATATAAAGAATTAAACCTGATTCATAGGGGGTTCAGTATAAACCTGATTGTATACATATGATGCTGTTAATGTGAAGATGGCAACAATAATGCCTACCATTGAGGTATTGTGGATTTCTTGGTCATTACGGCATACTTAATTTTGGTAGTATTAACTATGTAGCTCAAGTGCTCAACTGAAGAGTCAATGTTTTCTATGCAACTGTGGACTAACATGCGGATAATCGGTATTGGGCCAGCTCAAATTTCTTGTCTTGCTAAGCCTGGGTATTATTTCTTTTGTCAACCAGAACCATGGTTTTCGAAAGCGTATAGTTACTTAATTAGGAATATATTTGCAACCTATTTAAGCGGAGGAGTTTTAGTCTATGTTTACGTCTTGTATTATCAACTAGACCTTTCAATAGTCAACAAAAAAAGAAAGACCTTCAATGACCATTTGTTATTTAAGCCAATACTTTAAAAACTAATGATGCTAACATAGTAAGTATAGAAGTTAGAGCACACCACATTATGTTGATTTTTCATGTTGCAATAGTTAGAAAACACCATGACATTACTGTAATTTATACATTACATGGGTAGAAATATGTAGATAAGGAGTTATTAAAAATTTCGGAGGGTGACCACCTATACACGTCCCATGAATTCGTCCCTGCAAAAGTGTGATaataaatatcaaaattttatctttaaaACACTTCTATTAAAAAATCGTAtatagtatttaattatttttataacatttttttttcacaaatatTTTCGTTAACTTTCCAAAACATTATGTTTTTGTTagtttgccaatgagtaatagctcaagtGGCATAGTCTccacatactcaattaagaggtggttgcgggttcgagtctcctatctttggttaaaaaaaaaaaaagagttttttgtTAGTTTGCCTTGTGTTCAACCAGCTTTTGTTTCCCCAACAAAAATGGTGTACCCTTTGATAATAGATGGGCCCATAAAAGAATGCGTAGAATAGAAGGTCCAACATGCAAAACACAAAAAACAGTTTCTCAGTGTTCAgtttttagtttagagttttaGCAGAGACCCCCCAAAACCCTTGTTTTCCTTCATTTCTGTACGGCGACTGTATTTCGGCTTAGCTGAGCCTCCAACACGCACCGCATCAAGTTTCCAGTGATGGATGAAGTGTGCGAGGGGAAGGACTTCTCGTTCCCGAAGCAGGAAGAGAAGGTTCTAGAATTCTGGTCCAAAGTGAAGGCCTTCGAAACACAGCTAGAACTCACCAAGGACAAGCCCGAATACATCTTCTACGATGGTCCTCCCTTTGCCACCGGCCTCCCTCACTACGGCCACATCCTCGCCGGCACCATCAAGGATATCGTCACGCGTTACCAGTCCATGACGGGGCACCACGTCACGCGCCGATTCGGATGGGACTGCCACGGCCTCCCCGTCGAGAATGAGATCGACAAGAAGCTCGGAATCAAGAAGAGGGAGGACGTTATCAAGATGGGGATCGATAAGTACAATGAGGAGTGTAGGAGCATAGTCACGCGCTACGTTAGCGAGTGGGAGAAAGTCATTACGCGCACCGGCAGGTGGATTGACTTCAAGAACGATTACAAGACCATGGACCGGAACTTCATGGAGTCCGTTTGGTGGGTCTTCGCTCAGCTCTTCGAGAAAGGATTGGTCTACAAAGGATTTAAGGTACCCTTTCATCTCGTTGCATTACAATGCTGTAACTGTTTTCTATTattattgattgattgattttcttttttgaaattgCTTGCAGGTTATGCCGTATAGCACTGGGTGCAAAACTCCGTTGTCTAATTTTGAAGCGGGTCAGAATTATCAGGTTTGCGATTTTCGAGCTCTTGCATTTTGTTGTTATTGCTTGTTGGTGATTGAAATGAGATTCTATGTTGGCGCAGGATGTACCTGATCCCGAGATAATGATGACATTTCCGGTTATTGGCGATCCACATAATGCTTCTTTTGTAGCTTGGACAACTACTCCATGGACCCTTCCAAGTAATCTAGCTCTTTGTGTGAATGCTAATTTTACCTACGTGAAGGTCAGTTAACTCTGTAGCTGAGAGATATATATAGTTATGTTGAGCTTGTTCACTAGTAGAAAGGCTATTTATTTGGATTTATTGAATTTTCTAATATTGCTAGATCTTAAGTttttagtgtgtgtgtgtgtgtgagagagagagagagagagtagaatgTATTATTGGTCAGGTGGGAATTTCAAGTTTGGTTATTGTGCCATGCTGGAACTGAAGATTAGAATTGTGATTGGATTTTGCTTTTTGGTGAAAATCCTAATATGATGATGAAATGGCAAAGAATAATTATGTAGTTAACTAAGTTTTGATCTTCTGGTACAAAATATGTTGCCAATTCTTTCCCAgtctctttaaattttcttgctcTTTTTTGAATAGTTCGTTGTTTCTTGGAAACTAACACACCAAGCAAATAAAACCAGGTTCGCAATAAGTATTcgggcaaaatttatatcattgcTGAATCTCGTCTGTCGGCACTACCTAAGGATAAACCCAAGGAAGCTGTTGTTAACGGTTCTGTTGGGGCCCCCAAAAAAGCAAATGTGAAGTCCAAGGAATCTTCCGGCGGAAAAACTGAAAATGTTTTGGATTCTTTTGAAGTGCTGGAGAAATTCCCAGGGTCTTCGCTAGTGGGAAAGAAGTGAGCTGTCTTCCTTCCACAATAATCACTTTCATTAGTTTACTATTCTAGtgttttactttttacttttctgttttgaGATTTATCTAATGACTTCTATGTATGTGAAGTTTTGTTCTGTATTGAAGCTCAAAGGGTTAACATGTTTTGCAGGTATGAACCATTATTTGGTTACTTTATAGAGCTATCTGATACTGCTTTTAGAGTTGTGTCCGACAATTATGTTACTGATGATAGTGGTACTGGCATTGTCCATTGTGCCCCTGCTTTTGGTGAAGATGATTTTCGAGTTTGTATTGAGAATCACATTCTTAATAAGGTTGGTACTGCTATGTACTTGAAGCATGAATTTTGTTTTTTATGTGAAACATTTCTGTCAAAGGAATGCTTCTCTAtggtgtttgattgatttcaaaaccAAGCTGGGATTGTAAAATCAGTTCTGTGGGGGAGTTTGTATGCTTCTATTTGTAACTCTTACCGGTCTTTAGTTGGGAATGAATTATACTCCCTCTTGGTTATTGCATATCATGGTCACATGGTGTATATACAGTCCTATCTCCTAGGCAGTTTGTGAACAGCAAATCCTACTCTAAGTAGGATTGTGGGAACAAGGGAAGTGTTTTTATATTTCACTTAATATTTCGATGCCCATAACAGCTCAAACATAAATATATAACTGATTTCTTTATTAATCCCNNNNNNNNNNNNNNNNNNNNNNNNNNNNNNNNNNNNNNNNNNNNNNNNNNNNNNNNNNNNNNNNNNNNNNNNNNNNNNNNNNNNNNNNNNNNNNNNNNNNNNNNNNNNNNNNNNNNNNNNNNNNNNNNNNNNNNNNNNNNNNNNNNNNNNNNNNNNNNNNNNNNNNNNNNNNNNNNNNNNNNNNNNNNNNNNNNNNNNNNNNNNNNNNNNNNNNNNNNNNNNNNNNNNNNNNNNNNNNNNNNNNNNNNNNNNNNNNNNNNNNNNNNNNNNNNNNNNNNNNNNNNNNNNNNNNNNNNNNNNNNNNNNNNNNNNNNNNNNNNNNNNNNNNNNNNNNNNNNNNNNNNNNNNNNNNNNNNNNNNNNNNNNNNNNNNNNNNNNNNNNNNNNNNNNNNNNNNNNNNNNNNNNNNNNNNNNNNNNNNNNNNNNNNNNNNNNNNNNNNNNNNNNNNNNNNNNNNNNNNNNNNNNNNNNNNNNNNNNNNNNNNNNNNNNNNNNNNNNNNNNNNNNNNNNNNNNNNNNNNNNNNNNNNNNNNNNNNNNNNNNNNNNNNNNNNNNNNNNNNNNNNNNNNNNNNNNNNNNNNNNNNNNNNNNNNNNNNNNNNNNNNNNNNNNNNNNNNNNNNNNNNNNNNNNNNNNNNNNNNNNNNNNNNNNNNNNNNNNNNNNNNNNNNNNNNNNNNNNNNNNNNNNNNNNNNNNNNNNNNNNNNNNNNNNNNNNNNNNNNNNNNNNNNNNNNNNNNNNNNNNNNNNNNNNNNNNNNNNNNNNNNNNNNNNNNNNNNNNNNNNNNNNNNNNNNNNNNNNNNNNNNNNNNNNNNNNNNNNNNNNNNNNNNNNNNNNNNNNNNAcatttattttagttttggtTATGTGGATTATTGAACTATAAGGTTGAGAAGGGGGTAATTCAGTTCTAAGATCTTCGTTTGGGGTAGGATGCAATGACGCCGTTTGGTTTTTGCAGCTGACCCAACTAATGCTCTTCATGTTATGTGATGGCATCATTTGATTCTTGTAGCTGACACCATTTGTCATTTGTTTG carries:
- the LOC107643142 gene encoding uncharacterized protein LOC107643142, giving the protein MGMATTMLWNLQKLWPFSLFRNDDVSDSKRIVSKLPIPQHTKQFVYAFHDPQTQSSIYVLSALSLSERSASDARSLIAAIKPDAVLVHADPSFLDEEEAVSVNTPLPTSSFGVIKRCFVDRIDQESYENLAGSFVLREIFGTGFHGHVLAAKLAAEEVGSSFFVISSPFVNYCLINNSSNGSNNSDRVRVGGGSILQVQGLVNGATTGFSLSPTRSYRRLCLNNDVHSQLVKALSLCLEPFSTSSGSSSMENEIKPMSSYEIPAFARSTYPLLEDLHDIFSDVPSIGKALAHVQKMLVDVSRGEVLDRRTVSEVYAFRIAVEVLRIGLSKNGLRPIKRKGAPKKGEEVKFSELPLEDKSHALLAQVIRWQSDKYKTIVAVVDAGALEGLRKHWDTPVPPQVKDIVGQITHCGREGDFLIHDDRKWLLADRPMVAVSAGASAILGASLLSKAVPASSVLKAVTYKVPASLKLILNQTQRALAFAFGSSKAAAGVKASSTIRAAASATKIRAVTHSIIEYAERTSISAMRTAFYEIMRKRKMQRVGFLPLATFACSMGTCTGLIMYGDGIECAVESVPAAPSIASLGRGIQHLREASQAVMQAEGTRIQKSIESLINRITRSKDG